The following is a genomic window from Chitinophaga caseinilytica.
TTCGAAGCGGGTGTGTTTCAGGAGCTCGGGCACGTCGATATATTTAGGCGTGAGGCCGCCGCGGAGCACGTTGTCTGAATTGGCCATCAGTTCGGCGTTCTGGCCTTCGAGGTAGGCGTGGGGGATGCCGGCGTCCTGGAACACGGCGTCTCCCGGTGCTGCGTATACGATGTTGAAGAAATAGATGGAGAAGATACCACGGTCGAGGCGCTCCATTCCCTGCGGGTCGTTATCGATGGCGCGGCCTGTCCAGAAAGCGGGGTCTTCCTTTTTCAGCGACCCGGCGCGATAGGCGGGGAGCACTTTTTCCGCGAGGGGGCGCAACATAGCGTTCACCTCTTCCTGCGGCATTTCCATCACTGTTTTATAGAGACCGAAATATCCGTCTTTTTCGAAAACGGGGCCCAGCGCCGAGAATACCGGAACGCTGGCGAGCACTTTACGGAGCTGGTCTTCCGGCAGGAAGCCGTGGAGGAGCCAGAATTCGCTGAGCGCTACCATGATCTCGGGTTTATGGTTGGCGTCTTTATAATTGCGGTTGGGTGCGTTGAGGGCGATGCCGGCTTCATTTTCCCGCGCGAAACCTTTTTCCGCTTCCGATTTGGTGGGGTGCACCTGGATGGAGAGCATATCTTTCACGTCGAGGATTTTGAAGAGATAGGGCAGTTCGCCGAACCTGCCTGCGGCGGCGGAGCCGAGGGCGCCGGCGGGGTCTTCGGCGATCCAGGCGTTGAGGGGTTGCGGTTGTTCGCTTTGCAGCAGGGAAGGGGCGCTTTGGTGCGCGCCCATCCAGTATTCCGCGCTGGGCTGGTCGGTAACCGGCTGGCCGAGGAGCTCGGGAATATACCGGAAGCCGCCCCAGGCGTAATGTTGCACTTTTCCTGTCAGGTAGAATAAATTCGGGTCTCGCATACTTTTCCTTTATTAAACCGTAAAAATAGACAAAAACGCATGGCTTGCGACGCATCACTGGGAAATTTGGGAGAACGGCTGGCCGCGGAGCACCTGTCAGCCGCCGGCTACCACATCCTTCACCGCAACTGGAAAGCAGGGCGGAAGGAGATAGACATCATTGCGGAGAAAAGCGGGACGGTGGTTTTCGTGGAAGTGAAAACCCGCAGTTCGCGTTTTTTCGGGATGCCGGAAGAAGCGGTGGGGTGGAAGAAAGAGGAGCACCTGCGCAAGGTGGCCGAACATTGGCTGGAGCAAAACGGCGGAGGTGTCAAACACATCCGGTTCGACATCCTTTCCATCTTTGCCGTTCCGGGTGAAAAGCCTGAAATCCTGCACCTGCAGGACGTTTTCTGACCCGTTAACTCGGAGTTAACAAAATTGAAATATGAAAGAAATTAAATAGTTGTATATTTGGGCATCCAATCTAACCAGCTCCTGTAAAAGAACCTGATCAGCCTAAACGGTTCTATATGTCTTACTGGAGTTTTTTATTTTTCATCCATACGCACCTGACCGAACCGGTGCTGTTGCCTGTGAACAACAACAGCGTCCGAATACAGGTCCATTCGCTGGAAACACATGCGGGAATGATTCCCTGTACGATCTATAACGGGCAAAATCTGCCTGTGCGGATCATACCGTTGGAAGGAGGCCACCGAAAGGGTGTGTACACCATCCGGCTATCCACGTTGCCCGAAGGCGAATATTCGCTCCAGGTCAGCGGTTACAAAGCAAAATTCCGGCACTGCCGGCCATGATATTATCATTACTATCATCATCCCCCCAAACATAGATCCTCCCGGTAAAACGGGAGGACTTTGTATTTTAAGGGGTTTGTGAAAGAGGACTGGATGATGATAAGATCGGGACGGGCGGCAGGTTTCCGGCGAAACAAGATCATTTGGGAATGAGATGTCGACCAGCCATTGCCGAAATTATCACAACAACGGTATGCATAAAAAAATCCTCCCGCATGGGGAGGATTCCGAATTACTTCCTGATAACAATTACAGTCCGTCGACAAGCACTTCGTAGAGTTTCACTTTCAGTTCTTCCAGCTGCACGTTCTGTACCAGTTGCCCATCCTGCGCATAGGAAATCGTTCCGCGCTCTTCCGACACAATGATCGCCAGGTTATCGCTATGTTCCGTAATGCCTACGGCGCTGCGGTGGCGCATCCCGATCCGCGTGGGCAGGTTCGGGTTTTCCGACATGGGCAGGATCACTTTGGCGGCGAGTATCTTGTTGCCGACAATGATCAGCGCGCCATCGTGCAGCGGACTATTCTTCTCGAAAATGCTTTCGATCAGTTTGGCGCTCACGTTCCCGTCTATCGCGATGCTCGACGCCGTGTCGAACTTCACGCGGTAGGTGGTGGAAATAACGATCAGGGCGCCGGTCTGGCTCGCGGCCATATGCCCCGCGGCCACGATGATCTCGTTGATGATGTTCTCCTCTTCCTTATAACTCTTGAACCGGTCTGGCAGGAACAGCTTGGTGAAGAAGGAATCCTTGCTCAGCGGCGTTTTCTTTCCCAGCACCAGCAAAAACTTCCGGATTTCCGGCTGGAAGATGATGATAATGGCGATCAGCCCGATGTTGATGAAATTCTCTAAAATGTTGGTGAGGATCGGCATCTGCAGCGAGCGCACCAAAAAATAGGCGGCATACACCATCAGCAGGCCGATGAAAATATTGAAAGCGAGACTGCCTTTCAGCAGGCGGTACAGCTGGATAACGAGAAAAATCACAATCAGCAGGTCCACAACATTCAGCCAACGAAACTCAAATCCGTAAAATTCGTATACATCCTTCATAGCTGTAAAAATAGAAATATTTGGCCCACTATGCGCTTTCCATGAAAGAAACGATGCGCACCGCTTCCACGGCGGCTTTCACGTCGTGCACCCGCAAAATATGCGCGCCCCGCTCCAGCGCGGCGGTATGCAAAACGGTGGTGCCGTTGAGGGCTTCGGCAGGGGTGGAGCCTAACAATTTGTAAACCATCGATTTCCGGGAAACGCCCACAAGCAGCGGCGCGTTCGCGAGGTGCAGCATCTCCAGGCCCCGCAATAACTGGTAGTTGTGGGACAGCGTTTTGCCGAACCCGAAACCCGGGTCCAGGATCACATCGTGAATGCCGGCGGCCCTGCAGGCTTCGGTTTTCTGGATGCAATAGTCC
Proteins encoded in this region:
- the manA gene encoding mannose-6-phosphate isomerase, class I, translated to MRDPNLFYLTGKVQHYAWGGFRYIPELLGQPVTDQPSAEYWMGAHQSAPSLLQSEQPQPLNAWIAEDPAGALGSAAAGRFGELPYLFKILDVKDMLSIQVHPTKSEAEKGFARENEAGIALNAPNRNYKDANHKPEIMVALSEFWLLHGFLPEDQLRKVLASVPVFSALGPVFEKDGYFGLYKTVMEMPQEEVNAMLRPLAEKVLPAYRAGSLKKEDPAFWTGRAIDNDPQGMERLDRGIFSIYFFNIVYAAPGDAVFQDAGIPHAYLEGQNAELMANSDNVLRGGLTPKYIDVPELLKHTRFEAVHPNILKGEAIHGGQERIYPTPAPDFVLSRIALKAGETYAHTSVAPETWIVLEGTGSAEGPGGNQLALSKGKTLFAPYGTAYKVVCESDLVIFKAAIP
- a CDS encoding YraN family protein encodes the protein MACDASLGNLGERLAAEHLSAAGYHILHRNWKAGRKEIDIIAEKSGTVVFVEVKTRSSRFFGMPEEAVGWKKEEHLRKVAEHWLEQNGGGVKHIRFDILSIFAVPGEKPEILHLQDVF
- a CDS encoding diadenylate cyclase, producing MKDVYEFYGFEFRWLNVVDLLIVIFLVIQLYRLLKGSLAFNIFIGLLMVYAAYFLVRSLQMPILTNILENFINIGLIAIIIIFQPEIRKFLLVLGKKTPLSKDSFFTKLFLPDRFKSYKEEENIINEIIVAAGHMAASQTGALIVISTTYRVKFDTASSIAIDGNVSAKLIESIFEKNSPLHDGALIIVGNKILAAKVILPMSENPNLPTRIGMRHRSAVGITEHSDNLAIIVSEERGTISYAQDGQLVQNVQLEELKVKLYEVLVDGL